GTCGGCCACATAGCCGATGGAATCGGGCGTCGAGGGCTTGGCGAGCGTCGCCGGGCGGGCGAGGGCCACCTTCGCCATGTCCTCGGTGATGAAGCCCTGCTCGCGCATGGCGGCGAGCACGAGATTGGCGCGGTCCTGCGCGGCCTTGAGGTTGCGCGTGGGCGCAAGGCGCGAGGGGGCATTGACGAGGCCCGCCAGCATGGCCGCCTCCGACAGGGTGACGTTGCGCGCCGACTTGTTGAAGTAGCGCTGCGCCGCCGCCTCGACGCCATAGGCGCCGTTCCCGAAATAGACGCGGTTCAGATAGAGATCGAGGATCTCGGTCTTGGTGAACTTCTTCTCCAGCCACAGGGCCAGCACCAGCTCCTGGATCTTGCGGGAGAAGGTGCGCTCCTGCGTGAGGAAGAGGTTCTTGGCGAGCTGCTGGGTGAGCGTGGAGCCGCCCTGCCGCACGCGGCGGGAGACGGCATTGGCGGCCATGGCGCGGGCAAGACCCCAGATGTCGAGGCCGAAATGGTCGTAGAAGCGCCGGTCCTCGATGGCGACGAAGGCCTTGGGCAGATAGGCGGGCAGTTCCTTGATGGGCACCGCCGCCCCGCCCATGTCGCCGCGCGTGGCCAGAGGCTTGCCGTCGAAGGACTGGATCATGACGGTGGGCGGGCGCTTGGGCACCATCAGCGTCTGCATGGGCGGCAGCTTGGAGGCCTCATAGGCCACCAGCGCGCCCACACCAACCGCCGCCCACAGCCCCAGGATGAACAGCCACTTGATGAGGCCGAACAGGGAGAAGAAGCCGCGCTTGCGGCGCCGCTCGGATTTCGCCTTGCCGCGGCCGCCCGAGGAGGTGGAGCCCTTGGAGGTTCGGGACGAACCCTCGGTCTTGCTGCGGCGGGGGGCTGCGGCCATGTCCTCGCTTTCCGCGGCGTCGCCATCGAGGCTCGGCTCGACGCGCGCGCGCTGGTCCCGTGCCGGCCGGCCCCCGCCGGCGGCGTCCGCCTTGCGGGCAGGCTTGCGACCGCCCCCCGGCCGGTCTTCCGGATCGAGCCGGATGTCGAACGACGGCTCGGGCGATCCCGATGCTGCGCGCATCGAGGGTTCGCGCCGTTCCTGCCCGCCCGTTCCGCGCCCAGCCATGAAGAGTCCCGTCATCCGTTGCGTGAGAGGAGACCCTCAAAGACCTTCGATTGCGGCCATTTAAGGTTCGGTTACCCGATCATCCCCGATGCCGGTGCAATTCCCGCGCGGGCGTGGCGTGCAAGCCTCGCGCCGTGACGGCGCCGCAGGATTGGGCTAAGCCAGAGAGAGAAGCCCCGTCGGGCAGCCTGAAGACATCCATGACCGCACCGCGCCCCTCCCGCCCTTCCCGCACCATCGGCGAGCCCTTCGAGGGCACGCGTCTCAAGGCGGAGGTGCTGGCGCTTGCCAAGGCCCACGCCGGCCCCAAGGCGGACCTGCGCCCGGCGCTCGTGGCCCGGCTGAAGCAGGCGATGGCCGAAGGCCGCGCCGAGGCCGAGCGCCTCCTGAATGCGGACGGCTCCGGCCGCATGTGCGCCATCCGCCTCTCGGCCCTTCAGGATGCCGTGATCGCCGCCGCGCATGAGGTGGCGACCACCGTCATGTATCCCATCGACAACCCGAGCCGGGCCGAGCGCATGGCTGTGGTGGCGGTGGGCGGCTATGGCCGCGGCATGATGGCGCCGGGCTCGGACACCGACATCCTCTTCGTGCTGCCCTACAAGCAGACGGCCTGGGGCGAGAGCGTCGCCGAGGCCATGCTCTACATCCTGTGGGACCTCGGCCTGAAGGTGGGCCACGCCACCCGCTCGGTGGACGAGTGCCTGCGGCAGGCGCGCGCCGATGTCACCATCCGCACCGCCATCCTCGAATCCCGCTTCCTCGTGGGCGACAAGGCGCTGTTCGAGGATCTGGAGGCGCGCTTCGACAAGGAGGTGGTGGAGGGCACCGCCGCCGAGTTCGTCGCCGCCAAGATGGCCGAGCGGGAGGAGCGCCTGCGCCGCGCCGGCACGTCGCGCTATCTGGTGGAGCCCAACGTCAAGGAGAGCAAGGGCGGCCTCAGGGACCTGCACACGCTCTTCTGGATGGCGAAATACGTCTATCGCGTCCATTCCACGGACGAACTGGTGGCGAAGGGCGTCTTCACCAAGGAGGAGGCCCGCCTCTTCACCCGCTGCGAGGATTTCCTCTGGTCGGTGCGCTGCCATCTGCACTTCCTGACCAACCGGGCCGAGGAGCGCCTGTCGTTCGACGTGCAGCGCGAGATGGCCGAGCGGCTCGGCTACACCTCCCATCCCGGCCAGCAGGATGTGGAGCGCTTCATGAAGCACTACTTCCTGGTGGCGAAGGAGGTGGGCGACCTCACCGCCATCCTCTCCGCCGCGCTGGAGGCGCGCCACGACAAGAGCGTGCCCGGCCTCAAGGGCATGGTGGCCCGCCTGCGCGGGGCGCCCAAGCGCGTGAAGCTGAAGGAGAGCGCCGATTTCTGGATCGACAACGAGCGCCTCAATGTCATCGACGACGAGGTGTTCCGGCGCGATCCGGTGAACCTCATCCGCCTGTTCGCCATCGCCGACAAGCGCGACGTGAACTTCCACCCGGATGCCCTGCGCCTCGCCGCCCGCTCGCTGAACCTCATCGACGGCAAGCTTCGGGAGAATCCGGAGGCGAACCGGCTGTTCCTCGACGTGCTGTGCTCGAAGAACGCGCCCGAGGAAGTGCTGCGGCGGATGAACGAGACCGGCGTTCTGGGGCGCTTCGTGCCCGAGTTCGGCAAGGTCGTCGCCATGATGCAGTTCAACATGTACCACCACTATACGGTGGACGAGCACCTGCTGCGCTGCATCGGCATCCTCTCGGAGATCGAGCGCAAGACCAATCCCGAGAACGGCCTTGCCAACGATCTGATGGCCACTATCAAGCCGCGCCATCTGCTCTATGTGGCGCTGCTGCTGCACGACATCGCCAAGGGCCGGCCCGAGGACCACTCGATCGCCGGCGCCCGCATCTGCCGCAAGCTGTGCCCGCGCTTCGGCCTCTCGGCGGCCGAGACGGAGACGGTGGCCTGGCTGGTGGAGCAGCATCTCGTCATGTCCACCGTCGCCCAGTCGCGCGATCTCTCCGACCGCAAGACCATCGAGAATTTCGCCGCCGTGGTGCAGAACCTCGACCGCATGAAGATGCTGACCGTGCTCACCACGGCGGACATCCGCGCGGTCGGCCCCGGCGTGTGGAACGGCTGGAAGGCGCAGCTCCTGCGCACGCTCTATTACGAGACCGAGCCGGTGCTGACCGGCGGCTTCTCGGAGGTGGACCGGGGCAAGCGCGTGCAGGTGGCGCAGGCCCAGCTCCGCCACGCGCTGGCGGACTGGACCGACGAGCAGTTCTCAACCTATGCCGCCCGCCATTACCCGCCCTACTGGCTGCGGGTGGACCTTGAGACCAAGGTGCGGCACGCCCGCTTCATCCTGGCCACCGAAGAGGCGGGCAAGGCGCTCGCCACCTGCGCGGAGATCGTGGCGGAGCGGGGCATCACCGTGCTCACCGTTCTGGCGCCGGATCATCCCAAGCTCCTGTCGGTGATCGCGGGGGCCTGCGCGGCGGCGGGGGCGAACATCGTGGATGCGCAGATCTCCACCACCACGGACGGCCTCGCGCTCGACACCATCGCCGTGCGCCGCGCCTTCGACCGGGACGAGGACGAGGAGCGCCGCGCCGGCCGCATCCGCGACGCCATCGAGAAGGCGCTCACCGGCGAGGTGCGCCTGCCCGAAGTGATGGCCAAGAAGCTGCCGAAGGCCCGCCGCACCTTCTCGGTGGAGCCGGAAGTGACGGTGAACAACACCTGGTCCAACCGCCACACGGTGGTGGAGGTCTCCGGCATCGACCGTCCGGGCCTCCTGTTCGAGCTCACCAACACGCTCTCGCGCCTCAACCTCAACATCGCCTCGGCGCATGTGGCGACCTTCGGCGAGCGGGCGGTGGACGTGTTCTACGTGACCGACCTCATGGGCGCGAAGATCACCGGCGCCGCGCGGCAATCCACCATCCGGCGCGCGCTGATCGGCGTGTTCGAAGGCTCCTTCGACGAGGAGGAGCCGCCGAGACGGGTGGTGCGAGTGTGAGATTCGAATTGATTATAATATAAATCACGAAGTTGTCGAAAATTTTCTCTTAACGTCAAGAAGATATGTATAAGGAGAGGCTCGGCGTATTTTTTTGGATGCTAAATGATTTTTAATTGCTACGTCTGTAATAGCTATTGCGGCCCCGGCCGCAATCAATGTTGTCCCTGTTATTCCGGTCAAGCATCCAATTGCGCTTCCGGCTGGAAGGGTATATGTCACAGCCCTCTGGAACCCTTCCCAAATAGAAGAAATTCCGACGTCATTTAATTCGTCTTTCAGTGACTCTAATTTTGGTCTAATTTTTTTAGAATATGTGTCTTTTACATTTTCTTTTAGATCTGTTTCTGTTTCAAATAGGGGTAATTTGGCGGATATTTCGCTAAATTGCGCCGATAGCTCCGCTATTTGAGTTTCACGGGATCGGCGGAAGTTTATGATTTTTTGGATATCCGTCTGAGGATCTATGCGAATTGTTTCCATTACAAATGAAACAAGTGCGCCTTTTGAGTTATCTTTGCCTTCCGGTAAATTTTTATTGATGTCAGATAAAACGGATTGTAAGCTAAATCCTAGCGGCATTTCCTCATTCGTTAGTGCTGATAAGCCGGTATCTTTAGCTAGAAGAGATGCTAGGGCGGACATGTAAAATGCCGCAAAAAAATTGTCAACAATTAACCAGTTATCTTCATTTCCGGATCTTCCGTAATAGTGCATGATCTCGCGTAGTTCTGGCGCGAATTTTAATGGTTTATCACTGTTCGGGCTTGAATTAGTTGGTGAATATTTCATTTTTTCAATAAAATTTATTAGCATATGCGAGAATTTTTTCGGGTGGATATGTGCGCTCCGGACATTGTCGCGGACAATATTTCCGGCCATTTCAGCCTTGAGCAGGGTGTGAGCGTTAGGGTCTTCAGATCCGACTTTACATGTCAGGCTGCCCTCCACTAGGTTGATTATTTTGGTTGCTAGACTATCTAGAGTCTGAGGATAAAGTTCGCATCGTAGCGGCTCAATTATTCCTTCTTCATAAAGTATATGAGTGTCCTTGTTCTGGTATGGATTTTCTATAGATAATGGAGCGATTGTTTTTATTCTATCCCAAAATATGATGGCGGATCTTATCCATTCCCTGTCTGGAATGTCGATGTGAGGATAATATAGTGCGGATCCAAACATTCTAATTCCTCAATATTAAAAGTTTGTTTTGAACATTTTATGTACCCTCCGATCGCGAGGGTTGTGTGCTGATTTTGGCGTAATTTTGTATTGAGATTAAACGAATATCAAGTGCGTGCTGCTTTCCCGGTCGTTCAGGAAACAGATAGGGGTGTTCGTGGTTTGGTGAGCGTTCCTGCCCACCCCGCTTGCAACCCGCCCCGCAAGGCGGCAATGTCCCGCGCTGAAAAGGGCCAGGCCCGTGGGGCCGGCTCACGCATCGGAATACGGGATACCGCCAGATCATGATCAGGAGCGCTGGACCTTTCTCGTCAGCCCCCCATAAGGGAGAGGCGCCGCGTGCCGGCCTCTCCCGCCGCGCGTTTCTGGCCGGCTCGGCCGTCAGCCTCGGCGCGCTGGGGCTCGCCGGCTGCGCCTCGCAGGACGGCATGACGCTGGCCGAGGCGCAGAAGCTCTACGGGCCGGTGCCGGACAAGAAGTTCGCCATCCCCGCCGCCGACGTCAGCAAGGTGGACCCGAAATACTTCCGCCGCACCGTGCCCTACGAGACCAAGGAAGCGGTGGGCACCATCATCGTCGATCCGGCCAATTACTACGTCTACCGCATCGAGGAAGACGGCAAGGCGACCCGCTACGGCGCCAATGTGGGCCGCGACGGCTTCCGCTGGAACGGCGAGGCCTATGTGGGCCGCAA
The Azorhizobium caulinodans ORS 571 genome window above contains:
- a CDS encoding [protein-PII] uridylyltransferase, which encodes MTAPRPSRPSRTIGEPFEGTRLKAEVLALAKAHAGPKADLRPALVARLKQAMAEGRAEAERLLNADGSGRMCAIRLSALQDAVIAAAHEVATTVMYPIDNPSRAERMAVVAVGGYGRGMMAPGSDTDILFVLPYKQTAWGESVAEAMLYILWDLGLKVGHATRSVDECLRQARADVTIRTAILESRFLVGDKALFEDLEARFDKEVVEGTAAEFVAAKMAEREERLRRAGTSRYLVEPNVKESKGGLRDLHTLFWMAKYVYRVHSTDELVAKGVFTKEEARLFTRCEDFLWSVRCHLHFLTNRAEERLSFDVQREMAERLGYTSHPGQQDVERFMKHYFLVAKEVGDLTAILSAALEARHDKSVPGLKGMVARLRGAPKRVKLKESADFWIDNERLNVIDDEVFRRDPVNLIRLFAIADKRDVNFHPDALRLAARSLNLIDGKLRENPEANRLFLDVLCSKNAPEEVLRRMNETGVLGRFVPEFGKVVAMMQFNMYHHYTVDEHLLRCIGILSEIERKTNPENGLANDLMATIKPRHLLYVALLLHDIAKGRPEDHSIAGARICRKLCPRFGLSAAETETVAWLVEQHLVMSTVAQSRDLSDRKTIENFAAVVQNLDRMKMLTVLTTADIRAVGPGVWNGWKAQLLRTLYYETEPVLTGGFSEVDRGKRVQVAQAQLRHALADWTDEQFSTYAARHYPPYWLRVDLETKVRHARFILATEEAGKALATCAEIVAERGITVLTVLAPDHPKLLSVIAGACAAAGANIVDAQISTTTDGLALDTIAVRRAFDRDEDEERRAGRIRDAIEKALTGEVRLPEVMAKKLPKARRTFSVEPEVTVNNTWSNRHTVVEVSGIDRPGLLFELTNTLSRLNLNIASAHVATFGERAVDVFYVTDLMGAKITGAARQSTIRRALIGVFEGSFDEEEPPRRVVRV
- a CDS encoding L,D-transpeptidase, which produces MIRSAGPFSSAPHKGEAPRAGLSRRAFLAGSAVSLGALGLAGCASQDGMTLAEAQKLYGPVPDKKFAIPAADVSKVDPKYFRRTVPYETKEAVGTIIVDPANYYVYRIEEDGKATRYGANVGRDGFRWNGEAYVGRKSEWATWTPPREMIKRQPEAAKWAGGMPGGLDNPLGARTLHLYQNGSYTLYTIYATSDPETIGSGITSGCVGLLTQDMIDLYDKTPVKTKVIVLPA